A window of Panicum virgatum strain AP13 chromosome 8K, P.virgatum_v5, whole genome shotgun sequence contains these coding sequences:
- the LOC120646487 gene encoding RING-H2 finger protein ATL70-like has translation MAMRRAAHEGAGAATLLASADTAAVPPSAAAVPGLDVAAIDALYPKYLHVASPGDDGGGGPCAICLGQFARGDTLRRGPGCRHRFHARCAERWLRVSATCPVCRDSPVATPFAEAAVPLAAHAR, from the exons ATGGCGATGCGGCGGGCGGCGCATGAA ggcgccggcgccgccacgcttCTCGCCTCCGCCGACACAGCAGCAGTCCCGCCATCCGCGGCTGCCGTGCCTggcctcgacgtcgccgccaTCGACGCGCTGTACCCAAAGTACCTGCACGTCGCCAGCCCcggtgacgacggcggcggcggcccgtgcgCCATCTGCCTCGGCCAGTTCGCGCGCGGCGACACGCTGCGGCGCGGCCCCGGGTGCCGGCACCGCTTCCACGCGCGCTGCGCCGAGCGGTGGCTCCGGGTGAGCGCCACCTGCCCCGTGTGCCGCGACTCCCCCGTCGCCACGCCGTTCGCGGAGGCCGCCGTGCCCCTTGCCGCCCACGCACGGTGA
- the LOC120643503 gene encoding 50S ribosomal protein L24-like isoform X2 has product MGWKAAEKLIRHWKILRGDNVMIIRGKDKGETGLIKRVIRSQNRVIVEGKNLVKKHIKQGEGHTGGIFSIEAPLHVSNVQVVDPVTGKPCKVGHKYLEDGTKVRFARGMNASGAVIPRPEILKERRKPRPTSPGPKDTPIELVLEKTYDEKAGIGMPDL; this is encoded by the exons ATGGGGTGGAAGGCTGCGGAGAAGCTCATCAGGCACTGGAAGATCCTCCGCGGTGACAAC GTGATGATCATCAGAGGCAAGGACAAGGGGGAGACTGGGCTCATCAAGCGGGTCATTCGGTCGCAGAATCGCGTCATCGTCGAGGGCAAGAATTTG GTTAAGAAACACATTAAACAAGGCGAAGGGCACACAGGAGGTATTTTCTCCATTGAAGCTCCACTTCATGTTTCAAATGTCCAAGTAGTTGATCCTGTCACTGG GAAACCATGTAAGGTTGGACACAAGTATTTGGAAGATGGGACCAAAGTCAGGTTCGCTAGAGGGATGAATGCATCTGGTGCTGTGATCCCCCGGCCAGAAATTCTGAAGGAGAGAAGAAAACCGAGACCTACATCAC CTGGACCAAAGGATACACCAATTGAGCTCGTGCTGGAGAAGACCTACGATGAGAAAGCTGGGATTGGTATGCCTGATCTATAG
- the LOC120643503 gene encoding 39S ribosomal protein L24, mitochondrial-like isoform X1, with protein MGWKAAEKLIRHWKILRGDNVISLVLYPPPPLRPPVPLVSPTFFSLLDPPFPLVFHCQVMIIRGKDKGETGLIKRVIRSQNRVIVEGKNLVKKHIKQGEGHTGGIFSIEAPLHVSNVQVVDPVTGKPCKVGHKYLEDGTKVRFARGMNASGAVIPRPEILKERRKPRPTSPGPKDTPIELVLEKTYDEKAGIGMPDL; from the exons ATGGGGTGGAAGGCTGCGGAGAAGCTCATCAGGCACTGGAAGATCCTCCGCGGTGACAACGTAATCTCTCTCGttctctacccccccccccccctccgtcCCCCCGTCCCTCTTGTTAGTCCTACTTTCTTCTCATTGCTAGATCCCCCATTCCCCCTTGTTTTTCACTGCCAGGTGATGATCATCAGAGGCAAGGACAAGGGGGAGACTGGGCTCATCAAGCGGGTCATTCGGTCGCAGAATCGCGTCATCGTCGAGGGCAAGAATTTG GTTAAGAAACACATTAAACAAGGCGAAGGGCACACAGGAGGTATTTTCTCCATTGAAGCTCCACTTCATGTTTCAAATGTCCAAGTAGTTGATCCTGTCACTGG GAAACCATGTAAGGTTGGACACAAGTATTTGGAAGATGGGACCAAAGTCAGGTTCGCTAGAGGGATGAATGCATCTGGTGCTGTGATCCCCCGGCCAGAAATTCTGAAGGAGAGAAGAAAACCGAGACCTACATCAC CTGGACCAAAGGATACACCAATTGAGCTCGTGCTGGAGAAGACCTACGATGAGAAAGCTGGGATTGGTATGCCTGATCTATAG
- the LOC120646091 gene encoding uncharacterized protein LOC120646091 — protein sequence MPSPPGASSGAHNRRRATDDRGSRACWRRATCSTTSASEPSAPAGAMTIMLALDEVSRLAFATSMDRQWTLSSWPCPMRYPPLSFQGKLYMVYTASTSCGKNNVHQVLQIDPPVQDRDGQGAVRALQPPKLIATVPEHKLVYPYGLVECGSEILVLGHNDWFGSQILVCKLSDIMLQRFIPMKSIGGSILFIDERSISVSSKVLPTVKGDSVVYIYSGHPYLAQYHLSSGSLSPAIDNCSLYGRTPGPSSLVHHVFSCSIRNQWSRGLMFRRNAEDWHYEEQVH from the exons atgccgtcgccgccgggggccagcagcggcgcacataaccgccgccgcgccacggaCGACCGCGGATCTCGCGCGTGCTGGCGGCGGGCGACCTGCTCGACTACGTCCGCTTCCGAGCCGTCTGCACCAGCTGGAGCCATGACCATCATGCTCGCACTTGACGAGGTGAGCCGTCTGGCCTTTGCTACCTCCATGGATCGGCAATGGACTCTCTCAAGCTGGCCGTGCCCGATGCGCTATCCGCCATTGTCGTTCCAAGGAAAGCTTTACATGGTGTACACTGCTTCCACATCATGCGGCAAGAACAACGTACACCAGGTTCTCCAGATTGACCCACCTGTGCAGGATCGGGATGGGCAGGGGGCAGTTCGTGCTCTGCAACCGCCAAAGCTGATCGCCACAGTCCCGGAACACAAACTCGTCTATCCCTACGGTCTAGTAGAATGTGGGTCAGAGATCCTGGTGCTTGGCCACAACGATTGGTTTGGGTCACAAATTTTGGTATGCAAACTTTCGGACATCATGCTGCAGAGGTTTATCCCAATGAAAAGCATCGGAGGCAGTATCTTGTTCATTGACGAGAGGAGCATAAGTGTCTCCTCTAAGGTGCTGCCGACTGTCAAGGGTGACAGTGTCGTCTACATTTATTCAGGACATCCCTACCTTGCCCAATACCACCTCAGTAGTGGCAGCTTGTCACCGGCAATTGATAACTGCAGCCTCTATGGCCGTACACCCGGACCTAGTAGCCTTGTCCACCATGTCTTCAGCTGCAGCATTCGTAATCAGTG GAGCAGAGGACTAATGTTCAGAAGGAATGCAGAGGATTGGCATTATGAAGAGCAAGTTCACTAA